CATTTTGCTGGAGGCCTACAGCCCCTTGGGCACGGGCAAGATCTTTGACGTGCCCCAGATGCAGCAGATCGCCCAAAAGTACGGCAAATCCATCGCCCAGGTCTGCATCCGCTGGAGCCTGCAGATGGGCTTTTTGCCGCTGCCCAAGTCCGTTACCCCCGCGCGCATTCAGGAAAACGCGCAGGTGTTCGACTTTGCGCTTTCCAATGAGGACGTGGAAATCATCGCCAACCTGACCGATTGCTGCGGCCCATCCAGGGACCCGGACAATATCCCGTTCTAAGGTTTTAAGCAGTCAAAAGGGAGGGGCTATTGTGCCCCTCCCTTTTTGGTTGCGCTATACACCGGACGCGCGGCCGTGGTACACTGGGGATGGCGCCGGCCTCTGGCCGCCCTCAAAAAAGCGAGGTGTTTATCGTTATGTGGGTCGTATTGGCTTTTGGTTCCGCCTTTTTTGCCGGTATTACCGCCGTTTTGGCCAAGTGCGGCATCCGCAATACCGATTCCAACCTGGCTACGGCGCTGCGCACCGTCGTGGTGCTGGCCTTTTCCTGGCTAATGGTCTTTGTGTCCGGCGCACAGGCCTCCTTATCCACCGTAGCGCCGCACACCTGGGTTTTTCTCATCCTGTCCGGGCTGTCCACGGGCGCGTCCTGGCTGTGTTACTTCCGGGCGCTTGCGCTGGGGGATATCAATAAGGTGACCCCTATCGATAAATCCAGTACGGTGCTGACCATGCTGCTGGCCATGCTTTTTCTGGGCGAGGGCGTTACCTGGCTCAAGGTTCTGGCCATGGCGATGATCGGCGCGGGCACCTATCTGATGATCCAGAAAAAGCAGCCCGCCGCCCAGCCCACCAAGGGCCATGGCTGGCTGTTTTACGCGGTTGGCGCAGCGGTTTTTGCCAGCCTGACCGCTATCCTGGGCAAGATCGGCATCGAAAACGTAGATTCGCACCTGGGCACGGCCATCCGCACCGGGGTGGTTCTAATCATGGCCTGGGTGGTGGTTCTGGTCAGCGGCAAGGCGCATACGATAAAGAAGATCGACCCCAAAAGTTGGCTCTTCTTGGGCCTTTCAGGCGTGGCGACGGGCGCGTCCTGGCTATGCTATTTCCGGGCGCTCCAGCTGGGGCCGGCCAGCGTGGTGGTCCCCATCGACAAGCTCAGCATTCTGGTGAGCATCGGGTTTTCCGCCCTGGTCTTTAAAGAAAAGCTCACCCCCGCCGCCGCGCTGGGGCTGGGGTTGATCGTAGCGGGCACGCTGGTATTGCTGCTTTAGCCCTAATTAATAAGATTTTCTTAATTCTGGCTCTTTGGCCGCTAGGATGCTTGACAAACGCGCCGGCATGACCCTATAATACCCCGTATTTAACGCATAGATTCTAAACATGGAGATAGAAAGGGGCCCTTTATGGCCAGGACCAAACGCAACTTTAAGCCCTATCTGTACGTGCTGTATATCGCCTTCATCCTGGGCGTAGTCGCCTTTATCCTGCTGGGGGACCCGCAGATGCCCACGCTGGGAGACGCGCTGCGGAAAGTGCGCCTGCCCTGGCTGATCCCCGCGGTCATCGGCATCATGGGCTTTTGGTTTTTCGATGCTTGCACCATCCACCGGCTGCTGATCTTTGTGGGCCGGCGCATTCGCTGGGCGTCCGCGCTCAAGGTATCGCTGATCGGCCATTTTTACGCAGCTATCACCCCCTGTTCCACCGGCTCGCAGCCCGCGCAGATCGTCTACCTGCGCCGCTGGGGCGTGATGGCGGCGGATTCCACCCCCGTACTGGTCGGTAAATTTCTGCTTTGGCAGGTGGTAGAAGGGCTACTGGCCACCATCGCCATCCCCTTTTGCTGGAACCGGCTAAACGACGGATTGTTGGCCGTGGCCCTGTTGGGATATGTGCTTAACGCCATGGCGGCCGCAGGCGGCATCCTGGCGGTGGTCAAACCCGGCTGGGTCCAGGGCATCTGCCGCTTTTTCATTCGCATGGGGCTTAAATTGCACATCCTGAAGGATGAAAAACGCTGGCTGGATATGGTCGACGCCTTTATCGCCCAGTACCGGGTCAGCATCCGCGCCCTGTTTGATCAGCGCAAAAAAGCGGTGCAGGCTTTCTTTCTGGGGGCCGGGCAGATCCTGAGTTATTTTCTCATCACCTATTTTATCTACCTGGCCTGCACCGGGGCCGCGTTTACCCTGGGCTCGCTGATGGAGATCTTGCTGATGCAGTCGGTACTGACCATGTCGGTCACCTTCATCCCCGTACCGGGGGCCAGCGGCACCAGTGAAGGCGGCTTTTACCTGTTCTTTGGCCAGGTATTCCCGGCGGATATGATGCTGGCGGCCATGCTGCTGTGGCGCACCGTCACCTATTACTTCAACCTCTTCGGCGGGCTTGCCGTGGTGGTGGCCGATACCGTGCAGACCGGCATAGCCAGGCGCAAAGGCAAGGCGCCCGCGACCCCGCCCGAGCAGCCCTGACCCGCGGGCGGTATATCCTATTCTAATCACAATTTAGCCCTGCGAAATTTCGCAGGGCTTTTTACTCATTCTTTTGTACTGATAGCAGCCCTTGATGGCACAAACTTGTTAAGTATTTGTCAAAGTTTTGGAATGAATGGTAAAGATATGCAGTATCAAAAAAAACGAAATTATGTTATAAATCATACAAGAATAATCTTATCCATATTTGTTGATTATAGGTTAAATATTTTTACTTCGCACAAATTTATACTCATTTTTTGATTATCTAATGCAAATATAAGTGTTTTTAATGCCACCCTTTCCTACTGTATACCGTCGCGCCGCATATATGATTCAGCAAAACGAAGCGGTTATAAACTAAATCTATATAAACAAAAACTGAAAAGAGATGTGTTTTTATGAAACGAGCACAAACACGTCGCCTTGCCGGGCTATTAGCCTTGATAGCCGTCTGCGCGCTGCTTTTCGGCTGCACGGGGTATGAGCTGGCGCCGGTGGTGGAAGGAGGAGAAGCATCTGCCAGTGCCTCGGTATACACCTCCAGGCTGAACGTCCTAGCGCTTACCCCTTACAATATATGGGGCGAAGGGCTCAAAGTCTTTCAAAAAGAGTATCCGCAGGTGGAAGTGGTTGTAACCCAGGCTTTTCAAATATCCAACGAACGGGACGCAGCCCAAACCCTTAAGCTCAATGAAGAGGCCCTGGCCCAAGCCGACCTGGTACTGCTGCCTACCTTTAGCTATAACTATCCTAAAGACCGGCAGATGCTGCCCGACGTTTACAAGCTAATGGAAAAAGGAGCCTTCCTCGACCTGAGCGGGCGATGGAATTTGGACAAGGATGAAGGGCTGAACCAGGCAGTGCTCAATGCTGGCGTCTATCGCGGGCAGCGCTACCTTGTACCGTTGACCTATAATATCCCCGTCCTTTTGGGCGGCGAAAAGTTGCTGGCTAATCTGGACATCGATCCCGCCAAGGGCAAGGATATCGCAGGACTTTTTGCCCAGCTATCCGCTTGCATACCCACGGCAAAATCAGCAGGTTATGAAGAATGCCTGTTGCATAACGGTCACGCGCATGCGCACTTCCCTTATTCTGGAGAATTCGGCCTGTATGACCGCCAGCAGCACGCGCTTGCCGACAGGGAAACCGTGCGCGCCCTATGCCAGGCCTACCAGCCCTACGCCCTGACCGACGGCATACAATCTCCTTACGACTTGGCCGGTTTCCACGTAAAGGATGAAAATCTGGCCGCCGATTATTACGGTGCGCTGGCGATGGGCAAGACCGCCTTTTACCTTGATACGCTTTCGCCTTACCTCATGTTTGAATACCTGCCGCTCAAAACCATCGATCGCCCGGTGCTGCTGCCCTTGAGCGACCTGGCGGGCAACCCTCAGGCCCAGGTCACCTACGCAATGGCCATCCCCGCTGCCAGCAGCAACCCGGACGGAGCCTATCAATTGATCCGCACCCTGCTCTCGGACGAGGCGCAAAAACAGATGCAATTGAATTACCAGGGTGCCGGTACCTGGGTCAATAACCGGGTCACTGAGGAAGCGCTACGCAGTTCGCTCAGCGAGGAGCAGCTGAAAAGCTACGACGCCTCGCCCTATTTTAAAAGCGGTGCTGACCGGCAGAGTCAGCCTTTGTCCCAAGAGGATGTGGACGCCTATATGGAGATCGTCCGCTCGGCCCAGCCTACCTTAAGCGATCCCTTTATTGCCGACCTATTCTATGAAAGCATGCAGCCTTACTTTGAGGGCACAGCAGACTTTGACATTTGTTACGATAATCTGGAAAAGGCGATAACGGCCTATATGGAGCAATAGCACCCTGCGATATACATTGAAAGGAGAATAGAGATGATGCTGCGAAAAAAGAGATGGAGCAAGACGGTATTGGCTGCTTTTGCAGCCTGCGCGCTGCTTTTCGGCTGCACGGGGTATGAGCTGCCGCCGGCGGTGGAGCAGCAAGCTTCCGGCACGGCCTCCCAGAGCGACCCGAGCTATACCTCGCAACTTTATATCGACATCGGCATGATCGATATTGAACCCACGGTACTGGATATGATCATCAAAGTTTATCAGGAAAAGTACCCGGAAGTCGAAGTGATCACCCACAAATTATCAGAACAAGAGATGGCGCAGGGGCGCGACCCTTCCTATCCCGCGCCGGATATCCTCTACGTCAATGGGCTTAATCCCAGCGCCTATCCGGGCGGTCCGGCCGACATTTACGCCGAGATGGAAAAGGGCACCTATCTGGATTTGAGCGCCATGTGGGATGTACAGCCTGGCGACGGTTTAAACGGCGCTATGCTGGACGCAGGTCTTTACAAAGGGAAACGTTATATCGTGCCCATCAGTTTTCAGGTACCGGCGCTGCTGACCAGCCAGGAGATCATGCAAGATCTGGCCTTTGACCCTAAAGCCTGTACCGATCTTAGCGGGTTCTTCGGACAGGTCTCCTCCGCGCAAGGCCGGCTGGGCAATGAAAAGGCGGTCGCCCTGACACAGCCGGGCGCTTTTCAGATGTTCCCCTATTCCGGCCCGGGCGGGATCTATGACCGGGAGCAGGGCGCCATTATGGACAGGGCGGCTTTTCAGCAGTTTTGCGAAAGCTATAAACCCTACGCCGCGGCAGACGGCCTGACTCAACGGGATCAGTTAAAGTACAATACCGACGCGTTAACCTCCTTTTTGCGTACAGGCAGCGCGGACGCCGTGGCCTTTTACCTGGAAGATATGGGGTTTACCATCATGGAGGGTTATCTGCAGTTAAAGGCTGACGGGCAAACGTCTGTGATCCTCCCCCTGCCGGACTTTAACGGCGGCGCACAGGCCCAGATGACGGCTGGGCTGGCCATCGCATCGGACAGCCCCAATAAGGAAAACGCCTATAAATTCATTAAGACCATGCTCTCTAGCGATGTGCAGCGCGAGATCCATCTGGGCTTCCATAAGGCGCCGGTCTACACCGCCGTGGTGGAGGACAACCTGCGCGGCGTACTGGGGCAGGGCTCTGCAACCGCTAAAAGCAGCCAGCCACTGACCGATGAGGATGCGCAGGCCTACATGGATGTATTCTCCAGCATCACCACCTGCACGCTTCCGGACACGGCGGTGGCGGATATCTTCTATGCCTGCATGTCTCCCTATTTTGAGGGCAAGACGGATTTTGACACCTGTTACGACCAGATGACCAGCCAGCTGCGCACCCGCCTTTCCTAACCCGAGACCGGACAGCCCGCCGCGTTAAACGGCGGGCTGCATTTTTATTAAAATGCCGGCTAAAATTGCCAAAAAATCCCTTGCATTATCCAGGGATTTGCGCCTATAATAATCGTGTAATCGCCAAACGAAATGGCGGCGAAGTTATTCCTCGTTAGCTCAGTTGGTAGAGCATGCGGCTGTTAACCGCAGGGTCGTTGGTTCGAGTCCAACACGGGGAGCCAAAAACAAGAGATACCTTTACAGGTATCTCTTGTTTTTTTCTTCTGTATTTGATTCATAACGATCCTGCGGTTCCGCAGGGGGCAGAGCCGAGCGCCGCCAGTGGCGGAATAAGCGAGGCGGCAGCCCTGTGAGTAAAGGAGCGGCGGGCATGTTACACATGACCGCTGCGATTCTTACGAACAGAGGACCGTTGGGTTCTCAGTCCAACACGGGGAGCCACGTCGGAGCAAAGGTAAGCTTTGCTCCGTTTTCTTTTGCAAAGGAAACCTCCGCCCGCTGCCTTGCTCCTCCTTCTCCACAAAAAGTCGCGCTTGCTTCGCCTGCTCGCTTGCAAGCGCGCTCGCCGCGTCTCCGCTTCGCTACCAACTTTTTGTGGGTTGCAGCTCAAACAGTCTTTTCTTCCGTTTTGTTTTAGTTATCGTTGCTGGACTTGAGCAGCATCTGCGGTTACAGATGCGCGGCGTTAACCAAAGGGAATCCGCAGCGAGCGCCGGCAGTGCCGGATGCAGCGAGCGCAGGATTCTGTGAGCGTAACGTGAGCCCGAGCACAAAATGTGCGAAAGGCGAGCGCTCAGCGAACAGAGGACCGTTGGGTTCCCGGTCCAACATGGCGTTACCACTTTTCCGCCTCGCTACCAACTTATAACAGACCTGCCGCCGGCCCCAGCTTTTTTCTTCACTTATCTTCGTTACCCGATTCGAGCGGAGTATTTGCTGTATAACGGCTCTACATCCCCCTCCCTTTTCTTGCGGAAAACCCCAAAATAGGGTATGATAGACCATATCATGACCACAAGGCCTGGTGGATTAAATTCTGTCATTTGTCTGTTACGCCCACCGGTCGCTCCATTATAAACGGCACCCCTGCGATGGGGTAGGTAAGGAGGTGACAGCATGCCCACCAGTGGAACGGATCTACATCAAATCGTCAACCATATACCCGGCGGCGTGCTGCGCTGTCTGGGCGATAAAGATTACACCATACTCCATTACAACCAAAGTTTTCTGGATATATTCGGCTACACTCCCGAGGAAATTCAACGCATTTTTCACAACCATTATATCGAGATGATCGTTCCGGAGGACCGGAAAGCGGTGCAGGACCATGTGCGCGCCAGCAGGGTGCGCAGCGGCGTGCTGGAGATCGAGTACCGGATCATCTGCAAAGATGGCGCCCCCCGCTGGGTGCTGGAGCAATGCAGCCCCGTTCAGGAAGACGGCGCGCTTTGTTACTATTGCGTCATGATGGATATTACCGAGCAGCGCCATACGCGCGAGGAACTGCGCCTGAGCCTGGAGCGCCACCAGATCATCATGGATCAGACCACCGATATCATATTTGAATGGGATATTCCCGCCGACCAGCTGCACTATTCGGGCAACTGGCTCAAGAAATTTGGTTATGCGCCGGTTAAGCAGGATGCCTCCAAACGCATCCCCGCCACGGGGCACATCCACCCGGAAGATCTGCCGGCGTTTATGGCGCTGATGCAATCTGCCAGAGCCGGTACGCCCTATAATACGGCGGAGTTTCGCATTTTGAACGGCGAGGGGCGCTATATCTGGTGCCATGTGCGCGCCACGGACCAATTTAATGATAAAGGCGAGCCGGTTAAGGCCGTAGGCGTGATCAGCGATATCGACGAGCAGATCCGTATGATCGAGCATCTGCGTAAAAAGGCGGAGCGGGATGCGCTGACCGGGCTGTATAACCGGGAGGAGACCGAGCGGCAGATCGAAAAATACCTGCACGACTGCCCGGAGGACGAGGCCGGCGCGCTGCTGATGATCGATACGGACAACTTTAAAAACATTAACGATACCCACGGGCACCTGTTTGGCGACGTGGTGCTTACCGAGCTTGCCAGCGCCATGAAAAAGCAGCTGCGCTCAAGCGACGTGGTGGGGCGCGTAGGCGGGGACGAATTCGCCGTATATCTTAAGGATCTGCCCCGTGCGGAACTCGCCCAGCAAAAAGCCGCCCAGCTGCTAGCCCTATTCCGCACGCTGTTTGCGGGTACCGATAAGCTGGACCTGCAGGTAACCGGGTCCATCGGCATCGCCCTTTTCCCCGCCCACGCCAGAAGCTTCCATTCGCTGTACCGCTGTGCGGACCAGGCGCTGTACCAAGCCAAGACCGCAGGCAAAAACCAGTACGCCCTTTACGACCCGCAGCGCGAGTCTCTCCCTTACGCCGCCGGCACCTCCGCTCTAGGTGCGGATATCGACAGCAACCAGGAGACCCTAGGCGTGTCGGGCGGTCTGGTCAATTATATCTTCCGTATCTTGTATGAAACAGAGGATCTGCGCGATGCCATCCACAAGCTTATGGAGATCCTGGGCAAGCGCTTTGACGTAAGCCGGGTGTATATTTTTGAGAACTCGCTGGACGGGCGCACCACCAGCAACACCTTTGAGTGGTGCAACGAGGGGATCACCCCTGAAAAAGAGCTTTTGCAGGAGCTAAACTATGCAGAGCTGGAGAATTATGGGGATAACTTTGCCGCCAACGGCATTTTCTACTGTAAGGATATAAGGGAGCTGCCCGCCTCTCAGCGTAAGCTTCTGGCTAGCCAGGGCATCCACGCCATCTTGCAGTGCGCCATCCGCGAAAAGGGCGTGATGCGCGGCTTTATCGGCTTTGACGAGTGCACGGGCAATCGGGTCTGGACGCAGGACGAGGTTTCTACCCTCTCGCTGATCGCCCAGATGCTAAGCACCTTTTTGCTCAAACAGCGCGCCCACGAGCAGGATCTGGCCGCTACCCGGCGGATGAACAGCATCTTGGACAGCCAAAACGCCTATATCTATGTCGTGGACGGTGATTATACCCTTTTGTACCTCAACCGCAAGACGTTAGAGCTGGACCCCCGCGCCGCCGAGGGGCAAAAGTGCCACCAGGCCTTTTACGGCCGCGAGGCGCCCTGTTCCCACTGCCCCTTGCGCAGCAGCACCGGCCCGCAGCAATACTATAACCCGCAGTACGGCATCTGGACGATGGCCTACGCCGCTCCCCTGCAGTGGGAAGAGCAGGATGCGTATTTGATCACCTGCTTTGAGGTGACCGAGTTTATGCGCGGACATGACCAAAAGCCACACTAACCCGCGGGCGGGCGCTGGCCTTGCTGCCGGGAGTTTAGAGCTTAAGTTAAGCGATTACGCTGCGCGTTCAGTTCATTTGTACTTTCTCAAGATTCTTGACCGAACTATGGGCGAAAAAGCCCTTTTTGCAAATGTGAAAGGAGAATTTCCGCATGTCCCAACCCGCTAACGCGGCCTTGATCCTCATCGATATGGAGATGGGCTTTCTCTCGCCGCAATCCGCCCACTGCATCCCCAGCGCCGCAAAAACCGTGCCCAACTGCCAGCGCGCCATCGCATCTGCGCGCAAGCGGGGGATCCCCATCTTTTTTGTGATCCGCCAATACCGTCCCGATGGCAGCGATGTAGAGATCACCCGCTACCCGGAGTGGGCGGCAGGCGGGCGCGCCATGGCGCCGGGCAGCTGCGGGCCGCTCTCGTGCCAGATGCCGCCGGAACTTGCGCCCCAAGCGGGGGATTTTATCATCGTCAAACCCCGCTGGTCGGCCTTTTTCCAAACGCAGCTGGACCTGATGCTGCGCAGGCTGGATATTGAAACCGTGGTGCTGGCCGGTACCACCACCCCCAACTGCGTGCGCACCACCTGTTATGATGCCAATGCGCTGGATTACAACGTCGTGGTGCTGGAGGATTGCACCAGCTCCAAGACCGATGAGATCCAGCGGGTCAATATCGAGGATATGGCGCGGATGGGCGCAACCATTATCGACAGCGCCGCCTTTGAAGCCCGGGGCGTGGAGGGAATGGAAAACCTGCGCCGCCAGGTGCACGCCAAGGCCTGCGAAAGCTGTGTCCCCAGGGGTTGAACCCTTGCCTGCGGCGGGGATATAGGCTTATAATGAAAAATAAGGCCAACGCGCTTTTTCCCGCGCGGGCCCGCTTTAAAAATCAAAGGAGGCTAAAAAATGCATCCCTATCATAACACCAAGATCGCCCTGCTGGGCGTGGGCTTTCTGCTGGAGTATCTGTTCCCCTGCGTCCGCCATCTGGTGGGCGAGGAGAACCTGTATGACTGCGTGATCGGCACCACTGCACAGGAAGATGCGATCCCGGGGAAAGAGGCGCGCATGGGCATCCGCGTGTGGTACAAGCGCAACGATGAGATGCTGCGCACCTTGAGGCCCGATATCATTCTGTTCGCCCCCCAGCCCTACCTGGCCCCGGAGGTAGCGCGCACGGTACTGAAGCCCTATTACGACGAGCTGCGGGCCCAATCCGCCCCCCTGCCCGATCTGTACGCCGCCCCGCCCAGCCCTGTAGGCCAATTCTACCGGGATCTGCTGGGGCAGGATATCCACGTGGTCAACCTGCTGCCCAATATGCTGACCGAGATCAGCGGAATGGACGTGGCCACCCAGGGCGTGACCGAGATCACCTTCCCCGAGGGGGATGTGTGGCCCCAAGATCACGAAGCCCGGCTGCGGGAGTTCTTTTCTCCCTTTGGCGCCTGCGTGAACACGCCGCCGCATTTGGTCATGGCCTACCTTGGCGGGCAGTGCACGCTGCACACGGTCAGCGAGTATGTATATACCATCCGCACGGCCTGCAACAAACGCGGCTATAACTTGACCGATGCGCAGGTGGCCAGCGCGCTGCGCGCCGCCTTCCAGCGCTATACCCATTACCACTACGAGCCCACCCGCCCCTGCAGCGAAGAGGATGTGCCCCAGGCTCTGCGCCCGGCCATCGACCAGGTGATCCGCTCCCTGTACGATGGGGTGACCGACGCCTGCCTGGCGTTGGGGATGGACCGCCAGCTGATCGACGACCTGTTCCTCAACTATGTGGACCTGCACCTGCACACCCTGCAGGTGGAAACGCGGGAGCAGGTGGTGAAAACCGCCTTCCAGCACGCCACCAAGGGCGGCGTGACGGAGATGGCCCTACGGGTGTTCTATCAAAGGATGGAGTACCCCCTCGCCCGCGCCTTTGCCGCGCTGGAGGGACAGATCGACGAGAAGGCCATCGCCACCCTGCGGGAAGCCGCAGCCGATTGCACCCGCATCGTGACCGACCATGGCTACCGTTTGGGCGATCCGCTGCCGCCGGTGCTGGGCGTGGAGCACCATGCGGTGCTGTACGGGCTGCTGGTGCGCGCCTTTAAGGCCCATCTGGGGGATGCGGCGGACCAGGCCGTGCACGAGGCCACGGTGACCTACGGCCGCCAGCGGGGCCGGCGCATGGCCCTGCGGGCGCAAAAGTTGGGCCTGCCGC
Above is a genomic segment from Luoshenia tenuis containing:
- a CDS encoding EamA family transporter — encoded protein: MWVVLAFGSAFFAGITAVLAKCGIRNTDSNLATALRTVVVLAFSWLMVFVSGAQASLSTVAPHTWVFLILSGLSTGASWLCYFRALALGDINKVTPIDKSSTVLTMLLAMLFLGEGVTWLKVLAMAMIGAGTYLMIQKKQPAAQPTKGHGWLFYAVGAAVFASLTAILGKIGIENVDSHLGTAIRTGVVLIMAWVVVLVSGKAHTIKKIDPKSWLFLGLSGVATGASWLCYFRALQLGPASVVVPIDKLSILVSIGFSALVFKEKLTPAAALGLGLIVAGTLVLLL
- a CDS encoding lysylphosphatidylglycerol synthase transmembrane domain-containing protein produces the protein MARTKRNFKPYLYVLYIAFILGVVAFILLGDPQMPTLGDALRKVRLPWLIPAVIGIMGFWFFDACTIHRLLIFVGRRIRWASALKVSLIGHFYAAITPCSTGSQPAQIVYLRRWGVMAADSTPVLVGKFLLWQVVEGLLATIAIPFCWNRLNDGLLAVALLGYVLNAMAAAGGILAVVKPGWVQGICRFFIRMGLKLHILKDEKRWLDMVDAFIAQYRVSIRALFDQRKKAVQAFFLGAGQILSYFLITYFIYLACTGAAFTLGSLMEILLMQSVLTMSVTFIPVPGASGTSEGGFYLFFGQVFPADMMLAAMLLWRTVTYYFNLFGGLAVVVADTVQTGIARRKGKAPATPPEQP
- a CDS encoding type 2 periplasmic-binding domain-containing protein; translated protein: MKRAQTRRLAGLLALIAVCALLFGCTGYELAPVVEGGEASASASVYTSRLNVLALTPYNIWGEGLKVFQKEYPQVEVVVTQAFQISNERDAAQTLKLNEEALAQADLVLLPTFSYNYPKDRQMLPDVYKLMEKGAFLDLSGRWNLDKDEGLNQAVLNAGVYRGQRYLVPLTYNIPVLLGGEKLLANLDIDPAKGKDIAGLFAQLSACIPTAKSAGYEECLLHNGHAHAHFPYSGEFGLYDRQQHALADRETVRALCQAYQPYALTDGIQSPYDLAGFHVKDENLAADYYGALAMGKTAFYLDTLSPYLMFEYLPLKTIDRPVLLPLSDLAGNPQAQVTYAMAIPAASSNPDGAYQLIRTLLSDEAQKQMQLNYQGAGTWVNNRVTEEALRSSLSEEQLKSYDASPYFKSGADRQSQPLSQEDVDAYMEIVRSAQPTLSDPFIADLFYESMQPYFEGTADFDICYDNLEKAITAYMEQ
- a CDS encoding extracellular solute-binding protein, encoding MMLRKKRWSKTVLAAFAACALLFGCTGYELPPAVEQQASGTASQSDPSYTSQLYIDIGMIDIEPTVLDMIIKVYQEKYPEVEVITHKLSEQEMAQGRDPSYPAPDILYVNGLNPSAYPGGPADIYAEMEKGTYLDLSAMWDVQPGDGLNGAMLDAGLYKGKRYIVPISFQVPALLTSQEIMQDLAFDPKACTDLSGFFGQVSSAQGRLGNEKAVALTQPGAFQMFPYSGPGGIYDREQGAIMDRAAFQQFCESYKPYAAADGLTQRDQLKYNTDALTSFLRTGSADAVAFYLEDMGFTIMEGYLQLKADGQTSVILPLPDFNGGAQAQMTAGLAIASDSPNKENAYKFIKTMLSSDVQREIHLGFHKAPVYTAVVEDNLRGVLGQGSATAKSSQPLTDEDAQAYMDVFSSITTCTLPDTAVADIFYACMSPYFEGKTDFDTCYDQMTSQLRTRLS
- a CDS encoding GGDEF domain-containing protein; the protein is MPTSGTDLHQIVNHIPGGVLRCLGDKDYTILHYNQSFLDIFGYTPEEIQRIFHNHYIEMIVPEDRKAVQDHVRASRVRSGVLEIEYRIICKDGAPRWVLEQCSPVQEDGALCYYCVMMDITEQRHTREELRLSLERHQIIMDQTTDIIFEWDIPADQLHYSGNWLKKFGYAPVKQDASKRIPATGHIHPEDLPAFMALMQSARAGTPYNTAEFRILNGEGRYIWCHVRATDQFNDKGEPVKAVGVISDIDEQIRMIEHLRKKAERDALTGLYNREETERQIEKYLHDCPEDEAGALLMIDTDNFKNINDTHGHLFGDVVLTELASAMKKQLRSSDVVGRVGGDEFAVYLKDLPRAELAQQKAAQLLALFRTLFAGTDKLDLQVTGSIGIALFPAHARSFHSLYRCADQALYQAKTAGKNQYALYDPQRESLPYAAGTSALGADIDSNQETLGVSGGLVNYIFRILYETEDLRDAIHKLMEILGKRFDVSRVYIFENSLDGRTTSNTFEWCNEGITPEKELLQELNYAELENYGDNFAANGIFYCKDIRELPASQRKLLASQGIHAILQCAIREKGVMRGFIGFDECTGNRVWTQDEVSTLSLIAQMLSTFLLKQRAHEQDLAATRRMNSILDSQNAYIYVVDGDYTLLYLNRKTLELDPRAAEGQKCHQAFYGREAPCSHCPLRSSTGPQQYYNPQYGIWTMAYAAPLQWEEQDAYLITCFEVTEFMRGHDQKPH
- a CDS encoding cysteine hydrolase family protein; protein product: MSQPANAALILIDMEMGFLSPQSAHCIPSAAKTVPNCQRAIASARKRGIPIFFVIRQYRPDGSDVEITRYPEWAAGGRAMAPGSCGPLSCQMPPELAPQAGDFIIVKPRWSAFFQTQLDLMLRRLDIETVVLAGTTTPNCVRTTCYDANALDYNVVVLEDCTSSKTDEIQRVNIEDMARMGATIIDSAAFEARGVEGMENLRRQVHAKACESCVPRG
- a CDS encoding L-2-amino-thiazoline-4-carboxylic acid hydrolase; the encoded protein is MHPYHNTKIALLGVGFLLEYLFPCVRHLVGEENLYDCVIGTTAQEDAIPGKEARMGIRVWYKRNDEMLRTLRPDIILFAPQPYLAPEVARTVLKPYYDELRAQSAPLPDLYAAPPSPVGQFYRDLLGQDIHVVNLLPNMLTEISGMDVATQGVTEITFPEGDVWPQDHEARLREFFSPFGACVNTPPHLVMAYLGGQCTLHTVSEYVYTIRTACNKRGYNLTDAQVASALRAAFQRYTHYHYEPTRPCSEEDVPQALRPAIDQVIRSLYDGVTDACLALGMDRQLIDDLFLNYVDLHLHTLQVETREQVVKTAFQHATKGGVTEMALRVFYQRMEYPLARAFAALEGQIDEKAIATLREAAADCTRIVTDHGYRLGDPLPPVLGVEHHAVLYGLLVRAFKAHLGDAADQAVHEATVTYGRQRGRRMALRAQKLGLPLDMVSYMALKEWKPSSPTDFDSVSLRQTPYAVSQERLCPWNQAWKTFDMGKEANFYCRDIDKAVLEGFSPALRLTMPSCLTTGDAQCEFHFLDAQMDAAALERLAALKAQLGESVILPFPYHVAHLLAAFTGTALAKYGEKGQAAIDEAIEGFKAQYGQSAWEMVATELKKDFNSID